A part of Flavobacteriaceae bacterium GSB9 genomic DNA contains:
- a CDS encoding BamA/TamA family outer membrane protein, with amino-acid sequence MRCFISCDAAKRVAEDEYLLTKNTITVNNKKDNSVTLNNLIHQKANRKIAGIPLRLHIYNLARPNRDSLFEAWLDKKPKRRERLIKRYSKKQVDKLKTSLVGFNHWLKRTGEPPTVVDENLTKKTEKRLQDYHINNGWFNVKTDYDINKTEKQRAEIEYHVETGAPFILDSISEIITSPAVKQLYKDIKDNAIIKSGQQYKTSNFEGERERISSALRNSGLYHFNQDYIAFEMDTIGTNKKVNVDIIVQDRAIRTPDSIRHEPFEIYKVKNVNIITDYTFENRGKPFQDSISYNSYKLYSYGKMRYQPKALTDAVFITPGEVFRDIDRTRTYRHLNELRTFKYPNIEYIENADHTLTDTIRLTPLKKFSLGLNTDVSTSNIQTVGFSLNPSLLIRNIFRGAETLQISAIGSIGASDDAREKGDPFFDINEFGLDFKLTIPRLFTPFYTENLIPKYMLPSTRISLASTSQTNIGLDKQTFSGIFNYNWHPNNNATNRLDVFNVQYVRNLNIDNYFGVYQNSLASLNEVARDIGYINQEENLEFPNQADEFIDYALTSPLPPDINNEQVSTVSNIKERKERLTENNLIISSSYSLTYDERTNLFDEDFFIFRAKLELAGNLLATGSELLGFQKNSNNRFELFDVAYSQYAKTEFEYTKHWDLGKKNVLAMRSFFGLAIPYGNSNSIPFAKSFFAGGPNDNRAWTAYSLGPGSSNTTNEFNEANLKLALSAEQRFNIFEDLNGAIFVDAGNIWNVLDNTTTEGAVFNSFNSLKDIAVGSGFGLRYDFSFFVFRFDIGFKTYDPFYGDQNRWFNDYNFSNAVYNIGINYPF; translated from the coding sequence ATGAGATGTTTTATCTCTTGTGACGCTGCAAAAAGAGTTGCCGAAGACGAGTATTTATTAACAAAAAACACCATAACCGTAAATAACAAAAAAGACAACAGCGTTACCTTAAACAACCTAATCCACCAAAAGGCGAACCGAAAAATAGCCGGCATCCCGCTTAGATTGCACATTTATAATCTAGCCCGCCCCAACAGAGATTCGCTTTTTGAGGCTTGGTTAGACAAAAAGCCCAAACGACGAGAACGCCTTATAAAAAGATACTCAAAAAAACAGGTCGACAAACTAAAAACGTCTTTAGTGGGTTTTAACCATTGGTTAAAAAGAACAGGCGAACCGCCCACTGTTGTTGACGAGAATCTCACTAAAAAAACCGAAAAAAGACTTCAAGACTATCACATTAACAACGGATGGTTTAATGTAAAAACCGATTATGACATCAATAAAACAGAAAAGCAACGTGCCGAAATCGAATATCATGTAGAAACAGGTGCGCCCTTTATTCTCGACTCTATTTCTGAAATCATTACATCGCCTGCGGTTAAACAACTCTATAAAGACATAAAGGACAATGCCATAATTAAATCGGGGCAACAGTATAAAACCTCAAACTTTGAAGGCGAGCGCGAACGTATTTCCAGCGCGTTAAGAAATTCTGGTTTATACCATTTTAACCAAGATTATATTGCTTTTGAAATGGATACCATTGGAACAAACAAAAAGGTAAACGTAGACATTATTGTTCAAGACAGAGCCATAAGAACACCAGACTCGATTAGACACGAACCCTTTGAAATTTACAAGGTTAAAAATGTAAACATTATTACCGATTATACATTTGAAAACCGAGGCAAACCTTTTCAGGATTCTATTTCGTACAATAGCTACAAACTTTACAGCTATGGCAAAATGCGTTACCAACCCAAAGCATTAACCGATGCCGTTTTCATTACACCCGGCGAAGTTTTTAGGGATATTGACCGAACTCGAACCTATCGTCATTTAAACGAACTGCGCACATTTAAATACCCCAATATTGAATACATTGAAAATGCAGACCACACCCTTACAGACACCATTAGACTAACACCACTAAAAAAGTTTAGCTTAGGACTTAACACCGATGTATCCACGAGCAACATACAGACTGTGGGCTTTTCACTAAACCCTAGCTTGCTTATTAGAAATATTTTTAGGGGCGCTGAAACTTTACAAATATCAGCCATTGGGTCTATCGGCGCATCTGATGATGCCAGAGAAAAGGGCGATCCGTTTTTCGATATTAACGAGTTTGGGCTCGATTTTAAACTAACTATTCCTAGATTATTTACCCCGTTTTACACCGAAAACCTCATTCCTAAGTATATGCTGCCCAGTACAAGAATTAGTTTAGCCTCGACAAGCCAGACTAATATCGGTCTTGACAAACAAACTTTTAGCGGGATATTCAATTACAATTGGCACCCTAACAACAATGCTACCAATAGGCTAGATGTTTTTAATGTGCAATATGTTAGAAACCTAAATATTGATAATTATTTTGGTGTTTACCAAAACTCTTTAGCCTCATTAAATGAAGTGGCCAGAGATATTGGATACATAAACCAAGAAGAAAATTTAGAATTCCCTAACCAGGCCGACGAATTTATTGATTACGCATTAACCAGCCCCTTGCCCCCCGATATCAACAACGAACAAGTTTCTACGGTAAGCAATATTAAAGAACGAAAAGAACGACTCACCGAAAACAACCTAATTATCTCGTCAAGTTACAGTTTAACTTACGACGAGCGTACCAATTTATTTGATGAAGATTTCTTCATTTTTCGAGCTAAACTAGAATTGGCGGGCAATTTGCTGGCAACAGGATCTGAACTTCTAGGATTTCAAAAAAACAGCAACAATCGTTTTGAATTGTTTGATGTCGCCTATTCGCAATACGCGAAAACCGAATTTGAATACACCAAACACTGGGATTTAGGCAAGAAAAACGTACTAGCAATGCGAAGCTTTTTCGGTCTTGCTATACCCTATGGCAATTCTAACAGTATTCCGTTCGCAAAGAGTTTCTTTGCTGGTGGCCCCAACGATAATAGAGCATGGACAGCTTATAGTTTAGGACCGGGAAGCTCTAATACTACCAACGAGTTTAATGAGGCTAACTTAAAATTAGCATTGAGTGCCGAACAGCGATTCAACATTTTTGAAGACCTCAATGGTGCCATTTTTGTTGATGCTGGAAATATTTGGAATGTTCTGGACAACACTACAACCGAAGGTGCCGTATTCAATAGTTTCAACTCGTTAAAAGATATTGCCGTTGGCTCAGGATTTGGCCTGCGTTACGATTTTAGCTTTTTTGTTTTTAGGTTTGATATTGGCTTTAAAACCTACGACCCTTTTTATGGCGACCAAAACCGATGGTTTAACGATTACAACTTTTCTAACGCCGTTTATAACATTGGTATAAACTATCCATTCTAA
- a CDS encoding RNA methyltransferase: MISKNQIKLITCLNQKKFRQKHGFFVAEGVKTINELLHSSLKLHELFTTESFKMDAINETIISEKELKRISFLKTPNKALAIFEIPDSKPISNKGLIVALDAVSDPGNLGTIIRLCDWFGVSDLICSSHTVDCFNPKVVQATMGSITRVNVCYVDLANFLSTYNGSVFGASMDGENVYQSSLPKSGVLVMGNEAKGISNQIERLITEKIAIPRFGDLQATESLNVATATAILLSEFKRGGIITET; this comes from the coding sequence ATGATTTCTAAAAACCAAATCAAGTTAATAACGTGCTTAAACCAAAAAAAGTTTAGGCAAAAGCATGGTTTTTTTGTTGCTGAAGGTGTTAAAACCATTAACGAACTACTACATTCTTCGCTTAAGCTCCACGAATTATTTACGACTGAATCCTTCAAAATGGATGCCATAAATGAAACGATTATTTCAGAAAAGGAGCTGAAACGCATAAGTTTTTTAAAAACACCAAATAAAGCCTTGGCTATTTTTGAAATTCCAGACTCAAAGCCTATAAGCAATAAGGGTTTGATTGTAGCATTAGATGCTGTTAGCGATCCTGGAAATCTTGGTACAATTATTAGGCTTTGTGATTGGTTTGGAGTAAGCGATTTGATTTGTAGCAGTCATACTGTAGATTGTTTTAACCCCAAAGTCGTGCAGGCTACTATGGGTTCCATAACACGGGTTAATGTTTGTTATGTTGATTTAGCCAACTTTTTAAGTACCTACAATGGCTCTGTTTTTGGTGCCTCTATGGATGGTGAAAATGTGTATCAATCAAGCTTACCAAAAAGTGGCGTGTTGGTTATGGGAAATGAGGCTAAAGGTATTTCAAACCAAATTGAAAGACTGATTACAGAAAAAATAGCTATCCCTAGGTTTGGAGACTTGCAAGCCACTGAAAGTTTAAACGTGGCAACAGCTACCGCTATTTTATTGAGTGAGTTTAAGCGAGGGGGCATAATTACTGAAACGTAA
- a CDS encoding PorT family protein, whose translation MKYVFVLFAFLFISQTSCAQLFKKEKVTYDANQGRGSTDNKLLRWGYFLGFSSYDFNFDYNDDLKDIYVKRNAGFNVGLIGNLRVNNFIDLRLEPGLLITTRELYYNQEYFEGIPDVKSSDLIREVKSTYIHVPLLVKVSTKRINNFKPFIVGGFSTALNLSSNEKNPEDNSNGQFRTTKNSIFYELGFGIDFYLYNFKFTPSIRGVFGINDELVRDEDPNSPWTSNINSMKTRGVFINFTFQ comes from the coding sequence ATGAAGTACGTTTTTGTATTATTTGCTTTTTTATTTATATCGCAAACCTCCTGCGCCCAGCTCTTTAAAAAAGAAAAAGTAACCTACGATGCTAACCAAGGTCGTGGTTCAACCGATAACAAATTACTACGTTGGGGCTACTTTTTGGGTTTTAGTAGTTACGATTTTAATTTTGACTATAACGACGACCTTAAAGATATATATGTAAAAAGAAATGCCGGTTTTAACGTTGGGCTAATAGGAAACCTGCGTGTTAACAATTTTATAGACTTGCGTTTAGAACCAGGACTTTTAATTACCACAAGGGAACTCTATTACAATCAAGAATATTTTGAGGGCATTCCGGATGTAAAATCTTCAGATTTAATAAGGGAAGTTAAATCGACCTACATTCACGTGCCGCTTTTGGTAAAAGTTTCCACCAAGCGCATCAATAATTTCAAACCGTTTATTGTTGGCGGTTTCTCAACGGCTTTAAATTTGTCTAGTAACGAAAAAAATCCTGAGGATAATAGCAACGGACAGTTTAGAACTACTAAAAATTCTATTTTTTACGAGCTAGGTTTCGGTATCGATTTTTATTTGTACAATTTTAAGTTCACCCCTTCCATACGTGGTGTTTTTGGAATAAATGATGAATTGGTGCGCGACGAAGACCCCAACAGCCCTTGGACCAGCAACATTAATAGTATGAAAACACGTGGTGTTTTTATTAATTTTACGTTTCAGTAA
- the ubiE gene encoding bifunctional demethylmenaquinone methyltransferase/2-methoxy-6-polyprenyl-1,4-benzoquinol methylase UbiE, with translation MSKVKPYKNSDLGKKEQVTKMFDTISGDYDGLNRVISFGIDIKWRKKVVKLVAENDPKTILDIATGTGDLAINLAETNAKKIVGLDISSGMLEIGKQKVRKKNLDSRIEMVLGDSENMPFADNTFDAITVAFGVRNFETLENGLKEILRVLKPGGTFVILETSVPTKTPYKQGYKFYSNNILPIIGKIFSKDRSAYKYLSESASVFPYGEALNNILRKIGFINVEDFPQTFGVATIYKSSKS, from the coding sequence TTGTCAAAAGTAAAGCCTTATAAAAACAGTGATTTGGGCAAAAAGGAACAAGTCACTAAAATGTTCGACACCATTTCTGGAGACTATGATGGTTTGAACCGTGTTATTTCGTTCGGAATAGATATAAAATGGCGAAAAAAAGTAGTAAAGCTTGTTGCCGAAAACGACCCTAAAACTATTTTAGATATTGCTACCGGCACTGGCGATTTGGCCATAAATCTAGCAGAAACCAATGCTAAAAAAATAGTTGGCTTAGATATTAGCTCCGGCATGCTTGAAATAGGAAAACAGAAAGTAAGAAAGAAAAATTTAGATTCCAGAATTGAAATGGTTTTGGGCGATAGCGAAAATATGCCTTTTGCAGACAATACTTTCGATGCCATTACTGTAGCTTTCGGCGTTCGTAATTTTGAAACCTTAGAAAACGGACTCAAAGAAATTTTAAGAGTGTTAAAGCCAGGTGGTACTTTTGTTATTTTGGAAACCTCGGTCCCCACTAAAACACCGTACAAACAAGGCTACAAATTCTACTCTAACAATATTTTACCTATTATTGGTAAAATATTTTCTAAAGACCGAAGTGCCTATAAATACTTAAGCGAATCGGCATCTGTTTTTCCTTATGGAGAAGCTTTAAACAATATTTTGCGTAAAATTGGGTTTATAAATGTTGAAGATTTTCCACAAACGTTTGGTGTGGCCACAATCTATAAATCATCCAAGTCATAA
- the trkA gene encoding Trk system potassium transporter TrkA gives MKIIIAGAGEVGFHLAKLLSYESQEITLIDTDKECLAYADTHLDIKVIRGDATSIAILKDARVESSDLFIAVTSSETTNITACVLAKQLGSKKTIARISNTEFIRHKDEVGFTEFGIDELISPESLAASEIELSLKQSSFNDTYEFENGALTMVGLTLSKSASFVGKTVKEAARIFPEIHFVPIAIQRFGTQYTIIPRGDTQFKRGDNVVFITTEGGGEELCRLTGKSNTEIKNVMILGGSQIGFKTARDLSSKGFNVKLFEANRERAFDIADELPNVLVINSDGKNVDVLEEENITEMDAFIAVGANSETNIMSCLVAKSKEVKKTVALVENMDYFELSHSVGIETLINKKLLAANTIFRYIRKGEVVAMTKLNNMNAELLEFEVKSTSAICNKYIKNIDFPRSAIIGGVVRNGEGIIALGGFKIREGDRVVVCSLLQSIKGVERLFR, from the coding sequence ATGAAAATTATTATTGCCGGAGCTGGTGAAGTTGGATTTCATTTAGCAAAACTGCTGTCTTACGAATCTCAAGAGATTACGTTAATAGACACCGACAAGGAGTGTTTAGCCTATGCCGATACCCATTTGGATATTAAGGTAATTCGCGGCGATGCCACATCCATAGCCATTTTAAAAGATGCCAGAGTGGAGTCTTCCGATTTGTTTATTGCCGTAACATCTAGCGAAACCACAAATATTACAGCTTGTGTGTTGGCCAAGCAGTTGGGCTCCAAAAAAACCATTGCCAGAATATCAAACACAGAATTTATACGCCACAAAGACGAGGTGGGGTTCACCGAATTTGGAATTGATGAATTAATTTCACCTGAGTCGTTGGCAGCTTCAGAGATTGAATTGTCACTTAAACAGTCGTCCTTTAACGATACTTATGAGTTTGAAAATGGCGCTTTAACCATGGTAGGTTTAACTTTGTCTAAGTCAGCCTCATTTGTTGGCAAAACAGTAAAAGAAGCTGCCAGAATATTTCCTGAGATTCATTTTGTGCCCATTGCCATTCAGCGTTTTGGTACGCAATATACCATAATTCCGCGTGGCGATACTCAGTTTAAGCGTGGCGATAATGTAGTTTTTATTACAACCGAAGGCGGCGGGGAAGAATTGTGCCGACTCACTGGAAAATCCAACACGGAAATAAAAAATGTCATGATTTTGGGCGGAAGTCAAATTGGTTTTAAAACGGCTCGCGATCTGTCAAGTAAGGGCTTTAATGTAAAATTATTTGAAGCCAATAGAGAACGTGCTTTCGATATAGCCGATGAACTGCCCAACGTGTTGGTAATTAACAGTGACGGAAAAAATGTTGATGTATTAGAGGAAGAAAACATTACCGAAATGGACGCGTTTATTGCGGTAGGGGCCAATTCTGAAACCAATATTATGTCTTGTTTAGTGGCAAAATCGAAAGAGGTTAAGAAAACGGTAGCTTTGGTTGAAAATATGGACTATTTTGAACTTTCGCATTCTGTGGGCATTGAAACGCTAATCAATAAAAAACTGCTTGCTGCAAATACCATCTTTAGATACATTAGAAAAGGAGAGGTTGTGGCTATGACAAAACTTAACAATATGAATGCCGAATTGTTGGAGTTCGAGGTTAAGTCAACTTCTGCAATATGCAATAAATACATCAAGAATATTGATTTTCCTAGATCGGCCATTATTGGAGGTGTTGTTAGGAACGGGGAAGGTATTATCGCCTTAGGAGGATTTAAAATTCGTGAAGGCGATCGTGTTGTGGTGTGTAGCCTGTTGCAATCCATAAAGGGTGTAGAACGATTATTTCGTTAA
- a CDS encoding TrkH family potassium uptake protein, giving the protein MKLNYKIIFHFLGLLLLFNGSFMLLSSLISFIYQDGVSLQLFMSGIITAIIGGISMVLTRSHRKEINKREGYIVVGFGWVIMSLSGTLPYLLTESIPSFTNAFFETMSGYTTTGASILNDIEAVPKGVLFWRSLTHWIGGMGIIVLAIAILPLLGIGGMQLFAAEAPGPSADKLHPRITDTAKRLWLIYFGYTAAETLLLNLAGMSFFDAINHALCTLSTGGFSTKNASVAYWNDSPVIQYIIILFMFLAGTNFVLSYFAFKGKVQKVIHDEEFKLYFKFITIFTAIAALLIYFKADVSASTIDHPMVWGKGESAFRHALFQVLTVITTTGFVSADYTMWTPFLVVFFFGLMFLGGSAGSTSGGVKVVRHLILIKNGFLEFKRTLHPSAILPVRYNKRAISGDIVFNILGFFILYMLSFIIGALVFAMFGLDFKSAIGLAASTLGNVGPALGDFGPVNNYAALPDLAQWWASFLMLIGRLELFTVLILFTPFFWRNR; this is encoded by the coding sequence ATGAAGCTTAACTACAAAATCATTTTTCATTTTCTAGGGTTATTATTGCTTTTTAATGGTAGTTTTATGCTCCTATCATCGCTCATTAGTTTTATTTACCAAGATGGGGTGAGTCTACAATTGTTTATGTCTGGTATTATAACAGCGATAATTGGAGGCATAAGCATGGTGTTAACACGATCGCACAGAAAAGAAATAAATAAGCGCGAGGGCTATATAGTAGTAGGTTTTGGTTGGGTAATTATGTCGCTTTCAGGAACCTTGCCTTATTTGCTTACAGAAAGTATTCCAAGTTTTACTAATGCTTTTTTTGAAACAATGTCGGGTTACACCACAACGGGAGCCTCTATTTTAAACGATATCGAGGCTGTACCAAAAGGTGTTTTGTTTTGGCGAAGTTTAACCCATTGGATTGGGGGTATGGGTATTATTGTTTTGGCTATTGCTATTTTACCTTTATTGGGTATTGGTGGTATGCAGCTTTTTGCTGCAGAAGCGCCTGGCCCAAGTGCCGATAAATTACACCCTAGAATTACAGATACAGCAAAACGCTTATGGCTTATTTATTTTGGTTATACCGCGGCAGAAACATTGCTTTTAAATCTTGCGGGGATGTCGTTTTTCGATGCCATAAACCATGCCTTATGTACCTTGTCAACTGGTGGGTTTTCAACCAAAAATGCAAGTGTAGCCTATTGGAATGATAGCCCTGTAATCCAGTATATTATAATTTTATTCATGTTTTTGGCGGGCACCAACTTTGTGTTGAGTTATTTTGCCTTTAAGGGAAAGGTGCAAAAAGTAATTCATGACGAAGAGTTTAAACTCTATTTTAAGTTTATAACTATTTTTACGGCTATTGCAGCCCTGCTTATTTATTTTAAGGCAGATGTTTCGGCTTCAACTATCGACCATCCCATGGTTTGGGGTAAGGGCGAAAGCGCGTTTAGGCATGCCTTGTTTCAGGTTTTAACCGTAATAACCACAACGGGCTTTGTGTCTGCCGATTATACTATGTGGACACCCTTTTTAGTAGTGTTCTTTTTCGGACTCATGTTTTTGGGGGGCTCTGCAGGTAGTACCTCGGGAGGGGTTAAAGTGGTACGCCATCTTATCCTTATAAAAAATGGTTTTCTGGAATTTAAGCGTACGCTACACCCGAGTGCTATTTTGCCAGTGCGTTATAACAAAAGAGCCATTTCGGGCGATATTGTGTTCAATATCTTAGGGTTCTTCATTCTATATATGCTTTCGTTTATAATTGGGGCTTTGGTGTTTGCTATGTTTGGTCTCGATTTTAAGTCGGCTATTGGTTTGGCCGCATCCACGCTTGGTAACGTTGGTCCAGCATTAGGCGATTTTGGGCCGGTTAACAACTACGCAGCACTGCCCGATTTGGCACAATGGTGGGCGTCGTTTTTAATGCTTATTGGCCGTCTAGAACTCTTTACGGTGCTTATTTTGTTTACGCCGTTCTTTTGGCGAAATAGGTAG
- a CDS encoding pyridoxal phosphate-dependent aminotransferase gives MQLLSDRILNMATSATLAMAAKARELRGEGKDIIGLSLGEPDFNTPDFIKEAAIQAINDNYNSYSPVDGYADLKDAIITKFKRDNNLTYTPSQVVVSTGAKQSLFNVAGVMINDGDEVILPCPYWVSYSDIVKLFGGVPVEVKTTIATDFKMTAEQLEAAITPKTKMMWFSSPCNPSGSVYSKEELKALVDVLVKHPDIYVVSDEIYEHINYGQGHTSIANFEEMYDRTITVNGVSKAFAMTGWRIGYIGAPEKIARACNKLQGQATSGANCIAQRAVITACNESPEKVKYMIDEFKQRRDLILGLLNEIEGFKCNVPEGAFYVFPNVTHFFGKTLKGKKINNASDFSLFLLEEALVATVTGEAFGNPDCIRISYAASNEQIIEAIKRIKEAVS, from the coding sequence ATGCAATTACTATCTGATAGAATTTTAAACATGGCAACCTCTGCTACGTTGGCCATGGCTGCAAAAGCGAGAGAATTAAGAGGCGAAGGCAAAGATATTATTGGTTTAAGTCTTGGTGAACCAGACTTTAACACACCAGATTTCATAAAGGAAGCCGCTATCCAGGCCATTAACGACAATTATAATTCATACTCGCCAGTTGATGGATATGCCGATTTAAAGGATGCCATAATCACCAAGTTTAAACGCGACAACAACCTTACCTACACCCCATCGCAGGTTGTAGTATCAACAGGTGCCAAACAATCGTTATTTAATGTTGCTGGTGTTATGATTAACGATGGCGACGAAGTTATTTTGCCATGCCCATATTGGGTAAGCTATTCAGATATTGTTAAATTATTTGGAGGTGTTCCAGTAGAAGTTAAAACTACCATTGCTACAGATTTTAAAATGACAGCCGAGCAATTAGAAGCTGCCATTACCCCAAAAACCAAAATGATGTGGTTTAGCTCACCATGTAACCCAAGTGGTTCGGTGTACAGTAAAGAAGAACTTAAAGCGTTGGTTGATGTATTGGTTAAACATCCAGATATTTATGTAGTTTCTGATGAAATTTATGAGCACATTAACTACGGACAAGGCCACACAAGCATTGCCAATTTTGAAGAGATGTACGATCGTACCATTACCGTAAATGGTGTATCGAAAGCGTTTGCTATGACCGGATGGCGTATAGGGTATATTGGTGCTCCAGAAAAAATAGCCCGTGCTTGCAACAAATTACAAGGCCAAGCCACTAGCGGTGCCAACTGTATTGCACAACGTGCCGTAATTACTGCTTGCAATGAATCGCCAGAAAAAGTAAAATACATGATCGATGAGTTTAAACAACGTCGCGATTTAATTTTAGGCTTATTAAATGAAATTGAAGGCTTTAAGTGCAACGTACCCGAAGGTGCTTTTTACGTGTTCCCTAATGTGACCCACTTCTTCGGAAAAACCTTAAAAGGCAAGAAAATAAACAATGCTTCAGATTTTTCATTATTCCTTTTGGAAGAAGCGCTTGTAGCTACCGTTACCGGTGAAGCTTTTGGAAACCCAGATTGTATCAGGATTTCTTACGCGGCCTCAAACGAGCAAATTATCGAAGCTATAAAACGTATTAAAGAGGCTGTAAGCTAA
- a CDS encoding acyl-CoA desaturase, producing the protein MTKQALSFSRKDSAKFFRTLNKRVNDYFKENKVKRTGNWKIWVKTVVMFSLFLTPYFLLLTLDMPGWAQLLLTVVMGIGMAGVGMNVMHDGNHGSFSNKAWVNRLMGSSIYILAGNVYNWKVQHNVLHHTYTNVHGHDEDLDAGRILRFTKHSEWKWYHKFQHFYSVLLYGLLTINWAITTDWLQMKRYMKRKLSYGKFPNPVWNWSKLVISKIIYVAIWIVIPMLILDIAWWKILIGFFVMHYTAGLILSVVFQLAHVMDEAEMPLPEKDGSLKNTWAIHQLKTTINFSTKNKIVNWFTGGLNHQVEHHIFPHISHVHYTKISKIVKETAKEFNLPYNEYKTTRSAIISHFKYLKEMGRKPALQV; encoded by the coding sequence ATGACTAAACAAGCACTTTCGTTTTCAAGAAAAGATTCTGCTAAATTTTTCAGGACATTAAACAAAAGGGTTAACGATTACTTTAAAGAAAACAAAGTAAAACGTACCGGTAATTGGAAAATATGGGTTAAAACCGTAGTAATGTTCTCTTTATTTTTAACACCTTATTTTTTATTACTGACCTTAGATATGCCTGGTTGGGCGCAATTGCTGCTTACCGTTGTTATGGGAATTGGCATGGCTGGCGTGGGCATGAATGTTATGCACGACGGCAACCATGGTTCGTTTTCTAACAAAGCCTGGGTTAACCGCTTGATGGGAAGTAGTATTTACATCCTTGCCGGGAATGTTTACAACTGGAAAGTACAGCACAACGTACTGCACCACACCTACACCAATGTACATGGGCACGACGAAGATTTAGATGCTGGTAGAATATTACGATTCACCAAACACTCTGAGTGGAAATGGTACCATAAATTTCAACATTTCTATTCGGTTTTACTTTATGGATTGCTAACCATCAACTGGGCTATTACCACCGATTGGTTACAAATGAAACGCTATATGAAGCGTAAATTGTCTTATGGAAAATTCCCGAATCCAGTTTGGAACTGGAGTAAATTGGTGATATCAAAAATTATTTATGTCGCCATCTGGATTGTTATTCCCATGTTAATCTTAGACATTGCTTGGTGGAAAATCCTTATCGGCTTTTTTGTAATGCATTATACTGCCGGCTTAATTTTAAGTGTTGTGTTTCAATTGGCACACGTTATGGACGAAGCCGAAATGCCACTTCCTGAAAAAGATGGCTCGTTAAAAAATACTTGGGCCATCCATCAACTTAAAACCACCATCAATTTCAGTACAAAAAACAAAATTGTCAATTGGTTTACTGGCGGATTGAATCATCAAGTTGAACATCATATTTTTCCGCACATTAGCCATGTGCACTATACCAAAATTTCAAAAATAGTTAAAGAAACAGCAAAGGAATTTAACTTACCCTATAACGAATATAAAACAACCCGCAGCGCCATTATTTCCCATTTTAAGTATTTAAAGGAAATGGGGAGAAAACCGGCGTTGCAAGTCTAA
- the rsmG gene encoding 16S rRNA (guanine(527)-N(7))-methyltransferase RsmG, protein MDLILKYFPNLTERQIEQFKKLEVLYQDWNLKINVVSRKDIDELYLRHVLHSLGIAKVTGFKPGSKILDVGTGGGFPGVPLAILHPDSDFHLVDSIAKKLKVVDEVVEGLGLSNVKTTHSRVEDINGQYDFIVSRAVAAMPTFVRWVKGKIAKAQNHELKNGILYLKGGDLTEELKDYRTTTIYNLSDFYSEDFFETKKVVHLPLKYKG, encoded by the coding sequence ATGGACCTTATTTTAAAGTATTTTCCTAACCTCACCGAAAGGCAAATAGAACAGTTTAAAAAGCTAGAAGTATTATATCAAGATTGGAACTTAAAAATAAACGTGGTGTCAAGAAAAGACATTGATGAATTATATTTACGTCATGTGCTGCACTCACTGGGTATTGCCAAAGTTACGGGATTTAAGCCAGGTTCAAAAATTTTGGATGTTGGGACTGGTGGTGGATTTCCTGGTGTTCCATTAGCTATTTTACATCCCGATAGTGATTTCCATTTAGTGGATAGCATAGCCAAAAAATTAAAAGTGGTTGATGAGGTTGTTGAGGGGCTGGGGCTTTCTAATGTAAAAACTACGCATAGTCGTGTGGAGGATATCAATGGGCAATACGATTTTATTGTAAGCCGTGCTGTTGCTGCTATGCCAACTTTTGTGCGGTGGGTAAAAGGGAAAATTGCTAAAGCCCAAAATCACGAACTTAAAAATGGTATACTTTATTTAAAAGGAGGTGATTTAACCGAAGAACTTAAAGACTACAGGACTACGACCATATACAATTTAAGTGATTTTTATTCTGAAGATTTTTTTGAAACCAAAAAAGTGGTTCATTTACCTTTGAAGTACAAAGGTTAA